Proteins from a single region of Pseudodesulfovibrio portus:
- the dapA gene encoding 4-hydroxy-tetrahydrodipicolinate synthase, which yields MEFRGAFTALSTPFKDGEIDEATYRDFIEWQIEQGIDGLVPCGTTGEAATMSHQEQGQTIKICVEQAKGRVPVIAGAGSNSTKEAIELTKMAKEAGADAALQITPYYNKPTPGGLVEHFKAIAKEASMPFVIYNVPGRTGLNCLPEHLKMIVDAVPEAVAVKEATGNMTQAAQVIEQCGRNFNLMSGDDFTVLPLLAVGGCGVISVISNIMPAAMSGMVKAFFEKDLDKAIDLSLKMAPVNRAMFMETNPIPVKTSLAMMGLFKDAQFRLPIVPLQEENKPKLEAVLKNAGVL from the coding sequence ATGGAATTTCGAGGAGCATTCACAGCCCTCTCGACCCCGTTCAAGGACGGGGAAATCGATGAAGCCACATATCGAGACTTCATCGAATGGCAGATCGAGCAGGGAATCGACGGATTGGTGCCGTGCGGCACCACCGGAGAGGCGGCCACCATGTCCCACCAGGAACAGGGGCAGACCATCAAGATCTGCGTCGAACAGGCCAAAGGACGTGTTCCGGTAATCGCCGGGGCCGGCTCGAACTCCACAAAGGAGGCCATCGAGTTGACCAAGATGGCCAAGGAGGCCGGTGCCGACGCCGCGCTCCAGATCACGCCCTACTACAACAAGCCCACGCCCGGCGGCCTGGTGGAGCACTTCAAGGCTATCGCCAAGGAAGCCTCCATGCCCTTCGTCATCTACAACGTGCCCGGCCGCACCGGTCTGAACTGTCTGCCCGAGCACCTCAAAATGATTGTGGACGCTGTTCCCGAAGCCGTTGCGGTCAAAGAGGCCACCGGCAACATGACCCAGGCTGCCCAGGTCATCGAACAGTGCGGCAGGAATTTCAATCTCATGTCGGGCGACGACTTCACGGTCCTGCCCCTGCTCGCCGTGGGCGGCTGTGGCGTCATTTCGGTCATCTCCAACATCATGCCCGCTGCGATGAGCGGCATGGTCAAGGCCTTCTTCGAAAAGGACCTGGACAAGGCCATCGACCTGAGCCTGAAGATGGCCCCGGTCAACCGGGCCATGTTCATGGAGACCAACCCAATTCCGGTCAAGACCTCCTTGGCCATGATGGGGCTGTTCAAGGATGCGCAGTTCCGGCTGCCCATCGTTCCCCTGCAGGAAGAGAACAAACCCAAACTGGAAGCCGTCCTGAAGAACGCCGGCGTCTTGTAA
- a CDS encoding manganese-dependent inorganic pyrophosphatase: MAILVVGHKNPDTDTVASAIAAADLFTKRGMDAKAVTQGEIAPESAFVLEKFGFAAPEIVTDATDQQIILVDHTDISQTIDNLDKGELVAVVDHHKLGDVTTPGPLEMWVWPVGCTGTVLKSMYDFYNVEVPANIAGILLCAILSDTVMFKSVTCTDADKAAVEALAKIAGVGDVMALGMEMFKVKSAVDGASPSELVFRDYKDFDMSGNKVGIGQLEVVDLSMLDAHKAALQAEIEKVKADGRHSVFLLLTDIMKEGSEMLIASDDPSVVEKAFGVATTGESVYLDGVMSRKKQVAPNFIKAFEG; this comes from the coding sequence ATGGCTATTTTGGTTGTTGGACACAAAAATCCTGATACCGACACTGTCGCTTCCGCGATTGCTGCCGCTGACCTGTTTACCAAGCGTGGTATGGACGCCAAGGCTGTCACCCAGGGCGAAATCGCTCCTGAGAGCGCCTTTGTCCTGGAAAAGTTCGGCTTTGCCGCTCCTGAGATTGTCACCGACGCCACTGATCAGCAGATCATCCTGGTCGATCACACCGACATTTCCCAGACCATCGACAACCTGGACAAGGGCGAACTCGTCGCCGTCGTCGACCATCACAAGCTGGGCGACGTCACCACCCCCGGCCCCCTGGAAATGTGGGTCTGGCCCGTGGGCTGCACCGGCACCGTCCTGAAGTCCATGTACGACTTCTACAACGTTGAAGTCCCGGCCAACATCGCCGGCATCCTGCTCTGTGCCATCCTGAGCGACACCGTCATGTTCAAGTCCGTTACCTGCACCGACGCCGACAAGGCCGCCGTTGAAGCTCTGGCAAAGATCGCCGGTGTCGGCGACGTCATGGCTCTGGGAATGGAAATGTTCAAGGTCAAGTCCGCCGTTGACGGCGCTTCCCCCAGCGAACTGGTCTTCCGTGACTACAAGGACTTCGACATGTCCGGCAACAAGGTCGGCATCGGCCAGCTGGAAGTCGTGGACCTGTCCATGCTGGACGCCCACAAGGCCGCCCTGCAGGCTGAAATCGAGAAGGTCAAGGCTGACGGCCGTCACTCCGTCTTCCTGCTGCTGACCGACATCATGAAGGAAGGCTCCGAGATGCTTATCGCTTCCGACGACCCCTCCGTGGTCGAAAAGGCCTTCGGCGTCGCCACCACCGGCGAGTCCGTGTACCTTGACGGCGTCATGAGCCGCAAGAAGCAGGTTGCTCCCAACTTCATCAAGGCCTTCGAAGGCTAG
- a CDS encoding LptA/OstA family protein: MLNLRALTILLAVAALLLPSLAAAEEWGEIRQATLNLNVREKPDRASEHVLTLAKGQRVKTDFMTDDGWVAIFNLNESKRELSRAVGFANAKYLKVIPRKKGAPAPAPKAEPDAPVVSTKSAAPAQSGPGEIKAPVVEEPSIDPIRVGVDPSRMPVKITSDRMTYDESGKVVSFVGNVVAEHGQLTLWADRLSAYLASKTDKKFSADSVERIVAEGNVKAKKESTEGTCGKLTYFVDRQLLRMEDKPLLQDGPNSLTGEVINFHIRENRSEVEGGKDRVKAIFMTPENLKVQ, encoded by the coding sequence ATGTTGAACCTACGTGCTTTGACGATCCTGCTTGCCGTGGCTGCGTTGCTTCTGCCTTCACTGGCCGCCGCCGAAGAGTGGGGAGAAATCCGCCAAGCCACCCTCAATCTCAACGTTCGCGAAAAGCCCGACAGAGCGAGTGAGCATGTACTCACCCTGGCCAAGGGGCAGCGGGTTAAGACCGACTTCATGACCGATGACGGATGGGTGGCAATATTCAACCTGAACGAATCCAAACGGGAGCTTTCCCGCGCGGTCGGGTTTGCCAACGCCAAGTATCTCAAAGTCATTCCGAGGAAGAAGGGCGCTCCGGCTCCCGCCCCAAAGGCCGAGCCCGATGCTCCCGTGGTCTCCACCAAATCCGCTGCGCCCGCCCAGAGCGGCCCGGGAGAGATCAAGGCTCCTGTGGTGGAGGAACCCTCCATCGATCCCATCAGGGTGGGGGTGGACCCGAGTCGGATGCCGGTCAAGATCACTTCCGATCGCATGACCTATGACGAGTCGGGCAAGGTCGTGTCTTTTGTGGGCAACGTGGTGGCCGAACACGGCCAGCTGACCCTGTGGGCCGACCGGTTGTCCGCCTATCTGGCTTCCAAGACCGACAAGAAGTTTTCCGCCGACTCCGTTGAACGGATCGTGGCCGAGGGCAACGTCAAGGCAAAGAAGGAGTCCACCGAGGGCACCTGCGGCAAGCTGACCTATTTCGTTGATCGTCAGCTGCTCCGGATGGAGGACAAGCCGCTTCTTCAGGACGGTCCCAACAGCCTGACCGGCGAAGTCATCAATTTCCATATCAGGGAAAACCGGTCCGAGGTCGAAGGCGGCAAGGATCGCGTCAAGGCCATCTTCATGACGCCTGAAAACTTGAAGGTGCAGTAG
- the rapZ gene encoding RNase adapter RapZ: MTPLNTFPVVIVTGMSGSGKSTALNVFEDLGFFCIDGLPSEMSPKIADLVHKNDTKYRGLALGMDLRQNEFVEGWDQALKDFAQIGISPQVVFLEAKKGELVRRYATTRRLHPLESTDLGLEKALEKEKELLAPVRMAAALVLDTTDYSIHDLRRVIQTKWSALEEAGRGMRVHIITFGFKYGVPSEADLVFDLRFLPNPHFDKDLRPLSGLDPAISKFVLDNEVGSGFNERFQDFMSYILPLYAEEGRYRITLALGCTGGRHRSVSVAESLLATLKKKGYSVSIEHRHMELG; this comes from the coding sequence GTGACTCCGTTGAACACTTTCCCCGTCGTCATCGTCACCGGCATGTCCGGTTCAGGAAAGAGTACGGCGCTCAACGTGTTCGAGGACCTCGGGTTCTTCTGCATCGACGGACTGCCGTCCGAGATGTCCCCCAAGATCGCGGACCTGGTTCACAAGAATGACACCAAGTACCGAGGGCTTGCCTTGGGCATGGACCTCCGCCAGAACGAATTCGTCGAAGGCTGGGACCAGGCCCTGAAGGATTTCGCCCAGATCGGCATAAGCCCGCAGGTGGTTTTCCTGGAAGCCAAGAAGGGCGAACTTGTCCGCCGGTACGCCACCACTCGCAGGCTGCATCCGCTCGAGAGCACCGATCTGGGCCTGGAAAAGGCGCTGGAAAAGGAAAAGGAACTCCTGGCCCCGGTGCGCATGGCAGCCGCGCTGGTCCTCGACACGACCGATTATTCCATTCACGACCTGCGACGGGTCATTCAGACCAAATGGTCCGCCCTGGAAGAAGCGGGGCGGGGCATGCGGGTTCACATCATCACTTTCGGCTTCAAGTACGGCGTGCCGTCCGAAGCAGACCTCGTGTTCGATCTCCGCTTCCTGCCCAACCCTCATTTCGACAAGGACCTGCGTCCTCTGTCCGGGTTGGACCCGGCCATCTCCAAGTTCGTGCTCGACAACGAGGTGGGCAGCGGGTTCAACGAGCGGTTTCAGGATTTCATGAGCTACATACTTCCGCTCTATGCGGAAGAGGGCCGATACCGCATCACGCTGGCTCTCGGCTGTACCGGCGGCCGTCATCGATCCGTTTCCGTGGCCGAATCCCTGCTGGCGACCCTGAAGAAAAAAGGGTATAGTGTTTCGATTGAACATCGACACATGGAACTTGGATAA
- a CDS encoding UshA-like (seleno)protein family 2 has translation MRRFAYCLILAVVIFVCGPARAEQAVLSILYSANTYGTVRPCPSUGGKTLGGLARRATYFFDVHKTSVPRLLVSGAWEYMRPGSRPASSQVLTSISKVMDLMRYDVGFLSDEEGDALGRMGVTAPSWQQTASREPFSVITTTGGDRIGFLRFPSLPPGNAEPQKALLERLAHDIRKYRTEVRLLIGLSDWGWLAEQEYLSGNSGDVPDLLLGSGRGSGVNGRIQADGRCLWVRAYDKGRSIAEITILEWPDRENSFAWNPSRNYKTSSIGMNDQIRDYPAVSDILE, from the coding sequence ATGCGACGGTTTGCGTACTGCCTGATTCTGGCGGTCGTCATTTTCGTCTGTGGTCCAGCCCGGGCGGAGCAAGCTGTCCTGAGTATCCTTTACTCGGCAAATACGTATGGCACGGTGCGGCCATGCCCTTCTTGAGGCGGTAAAACCCTCGGGGGCCTGGCCCGGCGGGCCACGTATTTTTTTGACGTCCACAAGACATCGGTTCCACGGCTCCTGGTTTCCGGCGCATGGGAATACATGCGCCCGGGCAGCCGGCCGGCTTCTTCACAAGTCCTGACCTCCATTTCAAAGGTCATGGACCTCATGCGCTATGACGTGGGCTTTCTCTCCGACGAGGAAGGCGACGCTCTGGGCCGGATGGGCGTAACTGCGCCTTCCTGGCAGCAGACGGCCTCTAGGGAGCCGTTTTCAGTGATCACCACGACGGGGGGAGACAGGATCGGGTTTCTGCGCTTCCCTTCCCTGCCTCCCGGAAACGCCGAGCCGCAAAAAGCGTTGCTGGAACGACTCGCCCACGACATCAGGAAGTACCGAACGGAAGTTCGTCTGCTGATAGGTCTTTCCGATTGGGGCTGGTTGGCCGAACAGGAGTACCTGTCGGGGAATTCCGGGGACGTGCCGGACCTGCTTCTTGGCAGCGGCAGAGGGTCTGGCGTGAACGGGCGGATACAGGCCGACGGACGCTGCCTCTGGGTCAGGGCCTATGACAAAGGCAGAAGTATAGCGGAAATTACGATTCTCGAATGGCCCGATCGGGAAAATTCATTTGCATGGAATCCGTCGAGGAACTATAAAACCTCATCAATCGGTATGAATGACCAGATAAGGGATTACCCGGCCGTTAGCGATATTCTTGAATGA
- the hpf gene encoding ribosome hibernation-promoting factor, HPF/YfiA family gives MNISFTFKNFEPSDHLKGYANKRFEKVAKYVSDAESDLQVNLLVDKYRHKADVILNSEGIHISAYEDSEDMYSTIDMVLDKLEAQLRKMREKQKSRVKKARGNKVMMNVLTYEDKTPGEAPKIVGTDEYVPKPMSIDEAAMQLDALENEFLVFRNAETEGVNVIYKRKNGDYGLIDPGY, from the coding sequence ATGAACATCAGCTTCACTTTCAAGAACTTCGAGCCGTCCGATCATCTCAAGGGCTACGCGAACAAGCGATTTGAAAAAGTGGCAAAATACGTTTCCGATGCGGAATCCGATCTTCAGGTCAATCTGCTGGTCGACAAATATCGTCACAAGGCCGACGTGATTCTCAATTCCGAAGGCATACATATATCTGCGTACGAGGACTCCGAGGACATGTACTCCACCATCGACATGGTGCTGGACAAGCTCGAAGCCCAACTCAGGAAAATGCGTGAAAAGCAGAAGAGCCGGGTCAAGAAGGCGCGGGGCAACAAGGTGATGATGAACGTCCTCACCTACGAGGACAAGACTCCCGGGGAAGCCCCCAAGATAGTGGGCACGGACGAATATGTGCCCAAGCCCATGTCCATAGACGAAGCCGCCATGCAACTTGATGCGCTCGAAAACGAGTTCCTTGTCTTCCGCAATGCGGAGACCGAGGGTGTGAATGTGATCTACAAACGTAAGAACGGCGATTACGGCCTCATCGATCCCGGATACTGA
- the rpoN gene encoding RNA polymerase factor sigma-54 produces MGLELRQQLKLSQQLVMTPQLQQAIKLLQLSRLELLETVQQELMENPFLDELETEAEVHDSSEKLTESQAEEELVRNADWENYLGEFSSTSKQATARDAEVPEDGLSFEARLASKPSLEGHLNWQMRLSNFTDQEIAISEIILGNLDTNGYLQASVDEIRLMVQASAEEVEDLLMRIQRLDPVGVGARTPQECLLVQMEVLGLDDPILVSLVKDHLEDLEKNRYKPLARKFKLSMDELKEYLDLLQTLDPMPGTNFSSNEPHYVSPDVYVYRYGEDFVIILNEDGLPRLQMNTFYMDSMKGAADKEKEYFQEKMRSAAWLMKSLYQRQRTLYKVVESIVRFQREFFIDGVTKLKPLILKEVAEDIEMHESTVSRITTNKYVSTPHGIYELKFFFNSALDLDDGSQVGSESVKALIKQMIAGEDTKKPLSDERIGEILKDKLEVNIARRTVAKYRSAMGIPSSSKRKQYF; encoded by the coding sequence ATGGGTTTGGAACTCAGGCAACAACTCAAACTTTCCCAGCAACTGGTCATGACGCCGCAGTTGCAGCAGGCTATCAAGCTGCTGCAGTTGTCTCGTTTGGAGCTGCTTGAAACCGTGCAGCAGGAACTCATGGAGAACCCGTTTCTCGATGAGTTGGAAACCGAAGCCGAAGTGCACGATTCCTCGGAGAAGCTGACCGAATCCCAGGCTGAAGAAGAACTGGTGCGCAATGCGGACTGGGAGAACTATCTGGGCGAATTTTCCAGCACGTCCAAGCAGGCCACGGCCCGTGATGCCGAAGTCCCGGAGGACGGCCTCTCCTTCGAAGCCCGCCTGGCGTCCAAGCCCTCCCTTGAAGGCCACCTGAATTGGCAGATGCGGCTATCCAATTTTACCGACCAGGAGATCGCCATCAGCGAGATCATCCTGGGCAATCTCGACACCAACGGCTATCTTCAGGCGTCGGTGGACGAGATACGGCTGATGGTCCAGGCTTCCGCAGAGGAAGTCGAGGACTTGCTGATGCGTATCCAGCGCCTGGACCCGGTCGGGGTCGGCGCCCGTACTCCACAGGAGTGTCTTCTCGTCCAGATGGAAGTTCTCGGCCTCGATGATCCGATCCTGGTCTCCCTGGTCAAGGACCATCTGGAGGACCTGGAGAAGAACCGCTACAAGCCCCTGGCCCGCAAGTTCAAGTTGTCCATGGACGAGCTCAAGGAGTACCTTGACCTCCTGCAGACGCTGGACCCCATGCCGGGCACCAATTTTTCCAGCAACGAGCCTCATTACGTCAGCCCGGACGTGTATGTTTACCGATACGGAGAGGATTTCGTCATCATCCTGAATGAGGATGGCCTGCCCCGGTTGCAGATGAACACCTTTTACATGGATTCCATGAAAGGGGCCGCCGACAAGGAAAAGGAATATTTCCAGGAAAAGATGCGTTCTGCTGCATGGCTCATGAAAAGCCTGTACCAGAGGCAGAGGACGCTGTATAAAGTAGTTGAGAGCATTGTCCGCTTTCAGCGGGAATTCTTCATCGATGGCGTGACAAAGCTCAAACCATTGATTCTCAAGGAGGTGGCCGAGGATATCGAGATGCATGAATCCACCGTCAGTCGTATCACTACCAACAAGTACGTCTCGACGCCGCACGGGATCTACGAACTGAAGTTCTTCTTCAATTCGGCCTTGGATCTTGATGACGGTTCCCAGGTGGGTTCGGAGAGCGTCAAGGCGCTCATCAAGCAGATGATAGCAGGTGAAGATACGAAGAAGCCGCTGAGTGATGAACGGATCGGTGAAATCCTCAAGGACAAGCTCGAGGTGAACATCGCCCGGCGCACGGTCGCCAAGTATCGCTCGGCCATGGGCATCCCTTCGTCTTCCAAACGCAAGCAGTATTTCTAA
- the lptB gene encoding LPS export ABC transporter ATP-binding protein, translated as MTTAGLRAANLSKRYGQKEVVHGINLELNPKEVVGLLGPNGAGKTTTFYMLVGIVTPNTGLVSLNGEPMTDKPLHERARMGVSYLPQESSIFKKLTVRQNLQIILEQTTMTPREQMARADELMEMFTITKLADQAAMFLSGGERRRLEIARALIMDPQFILLDEPFAGIDPIAVIDIQEIISVLKSMGIGILISDHNVRETLNICDRAYLVYEGTVILEGAPDEIVQNSQARQIYLGEDFSL; from the coding sequence ATGACGACAGCCGGACTGAGGGCGGCGAACCTCTCCAAGCGATACGGCCAGAAAGAGGTCGTGCACGGCATCAACCTTGAATTGAATCCCAAGGAAGTTGTCGGCCTGCTTGGCCCCAACGGTGCGGGCAAGACCACCACGTTTTACATGCTGGTGGGCATCGTCACGCCCAATACCGGGCTTGTCTCCCTGAACGGCGAGCCCATGACCGACAAGCCCCTGCACGAGCGGGCCCGCATGGGAGTCAGCTACCTGCCTCAGGAAAGTTCCATCTTCAAAAAGCTGACCGTGCGCCAGAATCTCCAGATCATACTGGAGCAGACGACCATGACGCCTCGTGAGCAGATGGCCAGGGCGGACGAACTGATGGAGATGTTCACCATCACCAAGCTTGCGGACCAGGCGGCCATGTTCCTGTCCGGCGGCGAGCGGCGCAGGCTCGAAATTGCCCGGGCCCTGATCATGGACCCGCAGTTCATCCTCCTTGACGAGCCCTTTGCGGGCATCGACCCGATCGCGGTCATCGACATCCAGGAAATCATCTCCGTGCTCAAGTCCATGGGCATAGGTATTCTCATATCCGATCATAACGTTCGGGAAACTTTGAATATCTGCGATCGCGCCTATCTCGTCTACGAGGGCACTGTCATCCTTGAAGGAGCGCCGGACGAGATCGTCCAGAATAGTCAGGCCCGCCAAATCTACCTGGGCGAAGACTTCAGCCTGTAG
- a CDS encoding substrate-binding periplasmic protein has protein sequence MENVIKILCRLCLCTMLCMMFFPVPVCADHAKKVLVFAVATGFPPYQFETDEGAPTGLDVDVVKLVCARLGVEVNIVQGPWEDMLTMLRTGKVDCVAGMEMTEKRGRIFDFTNPYYTRRSIVFTLVDNWDINSLDDLRGRIIAGDRHSAADERLSRLYPEQRIRILYTESKDKSFRMLRSGEVVALIAPMAVGYHLGFRYRMALKVIDDVDPGVSVALAVNKGELRLRDRLNAAIVELMQDGSMATALRKWKVQ, from the coding sequence ATGGAAAATGTCATCAAAATCCTGTGCCGCCTTTGCTTGTGCACAATGCTTTGCATGATGTTTTTTCCCGTTCCGGTTTGTGCGGATCACGCGAAAAAAGTATTGGTCTTCGCCGTGGCTACGGGATTTCCTCCCTACCAGTTCGAGACGGACGAGGGTGCGCCGACGGGACTTGACGTAGACGTTGTCAAGCTTGTTTGCGCGCGGTTGGGCGTTGAGGTCAACATCGTCCAGGGGCCGTGGGAAGACATGCTGACCATGTTGCGTACCGGAAAGGTCGATTGCGTGGCCGGTATGGAAATGACCGAAAAGCGTGGGCGAATCTTCGATTTTACGAACCCTTACTATACCCGTCGCAGCATCGTGTTCACATTGGTGGACAATTGGGACATCAATAGCCTGGATGATCTCAGGGGGCGGATCATAGCCGGTGACCGGCATTCCGCTGCGGATGAACGCTTGTCTCGCCTGTATCCCGAGCAACGAATCCGCATCCTGTATACCGAAAGCAAGGACAAGTCCTTCAGAATGCTCAGATCAGGGGAAGTGGTTGCCCTCATCGCCCCCATGGCCGTTGGGTATCATCTTGGCTTTCGGTACCGAATGGCGTTGAAGGTCATCGACGATGTCGATCCCGGCGTTTCCGTTGCCCTGGCCGTGAACAAAGGAGAGCTGCGGCTGCGGGATCGATTGAATGCCGCCATTGTCGAGTTGATGCAGGACGGGAGCATGGCCACAGCCCTGCGCAAGTGGAAGGTACAATAA
- a CDS encoding MinD/ParA family protein, whose protein sequence is MNKNKTLSLSILSGKGGVGKTNIILNLGYALHMAEKRALLMDCDLGLANLDVLLGISPDRNLSDLMQSGVTAEEVLVSIEDGFDMLPATSGVPELVEMDEDLQDILFSKLITIAGEYDYLMLDLGAGISPTVLSLASLTQLRLVVVTPEPTSLTDSYAMIKVLATQYGIKDFLVLVNQATSASEANQTFDRLDAACRNFLGIELRNLGFIHQDPTVVESVRRQTPLMKFAPEAPAGKDIRSLAGRIMRYREDNLARIAERPILRDFPDA, encoded by the coding sequence ATGAATAAGAATAAAACGCTTTCACTCTCCATCCTGAGCGGCAAGGGCGGCGTGGGCAAGACCAACATCATCCTCAATCTCGGTTACGCCCTGCACATGGCCGAGAAGCGGGCCCTGCTCATGGACTGCGATCTCGGCCTGGCCAACCTCGACGTGCTGCTCGGCATTTCGCCCGACCGGAATCTCTCCGACCTGATGCAATCCGGCGTGACCGCCGAAGAAGTACTGGTGTCCATCGAGGATGGATTCGACATGCTCCCGGCCACAAGCGGCGTGCCTGAACTCGTCGAGATGGACGAAGACCTGCAGGACATCCTGTTCAGCAAGCTGATCACCATTGCGGGCGAATACGATTATCTCATGCTCGATCTCGGCGCCGGCATCTCCCCCACGGTTCTTTCCCTGGCCTCCCTGACCCAGCTTCGACTCGTCGTCGTCACCCCGGAGCCGACCTCCCTGACCGACAGCTACGCCATGATCAAGGTCCTGGCCACACAGTACGGCATCAAGGATTTCCTGGTGCTGGTCAACCAGGCGACCAGCGCTTCCGAGGCCAACCAGACCTTTGACAGGCTGGATGCGGCCTGCCGTAATTTCCTCGGTATCGAACTGCGAAACCTCGGATTCATCCACCAGGACCCGACGGTTGTCGAGTCCGTACGACGCCAGACGCCGCTCATGAAATTCGCCCCTGAAGCACCAGCCGGCAAGGATATCCGGTCCCTGGCAGGCAGGATCATGCGCTATCGAGAAGACAACCTCGCCCGCATCGCCGAACGTCCCATCCTGAGGGATTTCCCGGATGCCTGA
- a CDS encoding PTS sugar transporter subunit IIA encodes MAEKSKKNIPVVGIVLVTHGTFGETLLEAAEMVMGKQDNCLAVGVDVERSVDETMELIRSSIQKVERGKGVVALTDLFGGSPTTMSLSLMKSENLEVITGVNLPMLVATLQSRSMDLQALAEKVKSAGQQGIKVAGAMLRKKAKK; translated from the coding sequence ATGGCTGAAAAGTCCAAAAAGAATATCCCTGTGGTGGGCATCGTGCTGGTGACCCACGGCACGTTTGGTGAAACGCTGCTCGAAGCTGCGGAGATGGTCATGGGCAAGCAGGACAACTGTCTGGCCGTGGGCGTAGACGTGGAACGGAGCGTGGACGAGACCATGGAACTGATCCGCTCATCCATCCAGAAGGTGGAGCGGGGCAAGGGCGTGGTCGCACTGACCGATCTTTTCGGCGGTTCCCCCACCACCATGAGTCTGTCGCTCATGAAATCCGAAAATCTTGAAGTCATCACAGGGGTGAACCTGCCCATGTTGGTGGCGACTCTGCAGTCCCGGTCCATGGACCTCCAGGCACTGGCCGAGAAGGTCAAGTCTGCCGGGCAGCAGGGCATCAAGGTCGCGGGCGCCATGCTGCGCAAGAAGGCAAAGAAGTAG
- a CDS encoding PTS sugar transporter subunit IIB: MILVRIDNRLIHGQIIETWLPYTGAQRVFVANDELVHDVLQQEIMSLAIPQTVDSFFVSVEGLSRAVEDNGYGEGHDVIILFSNCSDARRAFDAGFGFDILNVGNVHYSPGKRQVSPSVALSDEDESCLRHLSRKGVELDFRCVPNDQVQVRF; encoded by the coding sequence GTGATTCTCGTTCGTATCGACAACCGGCTGATTCATGGCCAGATTATCGAAACGTGGCTGCCTTATACCGGAGCACAGCGCGTTTTCGTGGCCAACGACGAATTGGTCCACGACGTCCTGCAGCAGGAGATCATGTCATTGGCGATCCCCCAGACCGTGGACAGCTTTTTCGTGTCGGTGGAAGGGCTTTCCCGTGCCGTGGAAGACAACGGATACGGCGAGGGCCATGACGTCATCATTCTCTTTTCAAACTGTTCCGACGCCCGGCGTGCATTTGATGCCGGGTTCGGTTTCGATATTTTGAACGTGGGCAACGTCCACTACAGCCCCGGCAAGCGGCAGGTGTCGCCGAGCGTAGCCCTGTCGGACGAGGATGAAAGCTGTCTGCGCCATCTCAGCAGGAAGGGTGTGGAGCTCGACTTCCGCTGTGTTCCCAACGACCAGGTTCAGGTGAGGTTCTGA
- a CDS encoding PTS sugar transporter subunit IIA, giving the protein MKLGDYLAKELVLPELASGTKSDVLKELIAPVGVKYPEMDTDQAVRVLLDREKLGTTGIGDSIAIPHGKLEDLEQVVVVVGRSLKGVDYDALDHNPCSIFFLVLAPEQVAGMHLRVLAQISRLLKDEEFRKAFMEADGFESLWQLIKGV; this is encoded by the coding sequence ATGAAACTCGGCGACTACCTGGCGAAGGAACTTGTCCTTCCCGAATTGGCGTCCGGCACCAAGTCGGACGTATTGAAAGAACTCATCGCCCCCGTGGGCGTTAAATATCCCGAGATGGACACGGACCAGGCGGTCCGTGTCCTTCTCGACCGTGAGAAGCTCGGCACCACCGGGATCGGCGACTCCATCGCCATTCCCCACGGCAAACTCGAGGACCTGGAACAGGTCGTCGTTGTCGTGGGCCGAAGCCTCAAGGGCGTTGACTATGATGCCCTGGACCACAATCCCTGTTCCATCTTCTTTCTGGTGCTGGCTCCGGAGCAGGTGGCCGGAATGCACCTTCGCGTCCTGGCCCAGATATCCCGTCTGCTCAAGGACGAGGAATTCCGCAAGGCCTTTATGGAGGCCGACGGTTTCGAATCGCTCTGGCAGTTGATCAAGGGTGTCTAA